One region of Epilithonimonas zeae genomic DNA includes:
- a CDS encoding class I SAM-dependent methyltransferase: MDKRKLRESIFRHLDGIVTAPVISALSKKKVLDFILANDDLELSEINEKFEANEGYLNVALRVLASQGFLNYDLNNESNIVKISKNNKTEEAFSHQNIYVDLAEFLADYDVINSKELTENLCKKWIQIFEKYKSFLNEIVDESSLNYQIQKHIEGALIGPIIIKLGMSGMFHKYFMEASFSAEEFHKNPEYFGKILDYLSELGWFSKKGKNFQFTETGLFFARRATAYGVTVSYLPMFSKLNQLIFGKASEIREIEDGEDEIHVNREMNVWGSGGAHLTYFKVIDEFIIEIFNRPLNEQPKGILDMGCGNGALLQHLYEIIERQTLRGKHLEEHPLFLVGADYNQAALKVTRANLIKNDIWAKVIWGDIGNPKQLAEDLQSDYNIELGDLLNIRTFLDHNRIWEDVLDINSDRISTSTGAFAFRGKRLSNKDVEENLLNHLKKWTPYVEKFGLLLIELHTISPEITSKNLGLTAATAYDATHGFSDQYIVEVDVFHRICKESGLEPDTNLFKKFPDSELATVSINLLKR, translated from the coding sequence ATGGATAAGAGAAAACTTCGTGAATCTATTTTCAGACATCTCGACGGGATTGTTACAGCGCCCGTAATTTCGGCTTTGTCAAAGAAAAAAGTACTGGATTTTATTTTGGCTAATGATGATCTGGAACTTTCCGAAATCAATGAAAAATTTGAAGCTAACGAAGGTTATCTGAATGTCGCATTGCGGGTTTTGGCTTCACAAGGTTTCTTGAATTATGATTTGAATAACGAATCTAATATTGTCAAAATTTCAAAAAACAACAAAACTGAAGAAGCTTTTTCTCATCAGAATATTTATGTTGATTTAGCAGAGTTTTTGGCAGATTATGATGTCATTAACTCTAAAGAACTGACTGAAAATCTCTGCAAAAAATGGATTCAGATTTTTGAGAAATACAAATCTTTTCTGAATGAGATTGTTGACGAATCTTCTCTGAATTACCAAATTCAAAAACATATCGAAGGTGCATTAATAGGGCCAATTATCATTAAACTGGGGATGAGCGGAATGTTCCACAAGTACTTTATGGAGGCCAGTTTCAGCGCAGAAGAATTCCATAAGAACCCGGAATATTTTGGAAAAATCCTTGATTATCTTTCTGAACTTGGTTGGTTTTCCAAGAAAGGGAAAAACTTCCAGTTCACCGAAACCGGATTATTTTTCGCAAGACGCGCAACGGCTTATGGCGTAACGGTTTCTTATCTTCCAATGTTCTCAAAACTGAATCAATTGATTTTCGGGAAAGCTTCAGAAATCAGAGAAATCGAAGATGGCGAAGACGAAATCCACGTGAACCGAGAAATGAATGTCTGGGGAAGTGGTGGCGCGCATTTGACTTATTTTAAAGTAATTGATGAGTTTATCATAGAGATTTTCAATCGTCCATTAAACGAGCAGCCAAAAGGAATTCTGGATATGGGTTGTGGCAATGGCGCGCTATTACAACATCTTTACGAGATTATAGAAAGACAGACTCTGCGTGGAAAACACTTAGAAGAACATCCGTTATTTCTGGTTGGCGCAGATTACAACCAAGCAGCGTTGAAAGTTACGAGAGCGAATCTCATTAAAAATGATATCTGGGCCAAAGTGATTTGGGGCGACATTGGAAATCCAAAACAACTGGCAGAAGACTTACAATCGGATTACAATATTGAATTAGGAGATTTGCTCAACATCCGAACTTTCCTTGACCACAATAGGATTTGGGAAGATGTTTTGGATATTAATTCTGACAGAATCAGCACATCAACCGGAGCTTTTGCGTTCCGTGGAAAACGATTATCCAACAAAGATGTGGAAGAAAATCTTCTGAATCACCTCAAAAAATGGACGCCTTATGTAGAAAAATTCGGATTGTTATTGATCGAATTACATACGATTTCGCCAGAAATTACTTCCAAAAATTTAGGATTAACTGCAGCTACCGCTTATGACGCAACACATGGATTTTCTGACCAATACATCGTGGAAGTGGATGTTTTCCACAGGATTTGTAAAGAATCTGGCTTGGAACCGGACACGAATCTTTTCAAGAAATTTCCTGATTCTGAGTTGGCAACCGTGAGTATCAATCTCTTGAAAAGATAA
- a CDS encoding isocitrate lyase/phosphoenolpyruvate mutase family protein, with product MTKIQDFKNLHQNEQPFLIGNVWNVQSAKVYESLDYKTIATSSSAVAHSLGYEDGEQMSFEEYFYIIKRIIKSIHLPLSVDLEFGYGENPNEIVDNISRLSEIGVVGINLEDSFVINETRKLLDKEIFYEKLKAIIDGLNGKGIEMFINIRTDTFLLGLKNALTETLERIKIFEELNIDGVFVPCITLEQDIETVAKSTKLPINVMAMKDLPNFETLQKLGVKRISSGNFLNDYIYKNLKEINQEILLQQNFLPVFL from the coding sequence ATGACAAAGATTCAGGATTTTAAAAATTTACATCAAAACGAACAACCATTTTTAATTGGAAATGTCTGGAATGTCCAAAGTGCTAAAGTCTATGAAAGTTTGGATTACAAAACTATTGCGACTTCTAGTTCTGCGGTTGCACACAGTCTGGGTTACGAAGATGGAGAACAGATGTCTTTTGAAGAATATTTTTATATTATCAAAAGAATTATTAAGTCTATTCACCTTCCATTATCTGTTGATTTGGAGTTTGGTTATGGCGAAAATCCTAACGAGATTGTTGATAATATTTCTAGACTTTCAGAGATTGGAGTGGTTGGAATTAATCTGGAAGATAGTTTTGTGATTAATGAAACTAGAAAGTTATTAGATAAAGAAATTTTCTACGAGAAACTGAAAGCTATTATTGATGGATTAAATGGAAAGGGAATAGAAATGTTCATCAATATCAGAACCGATACTTTTTTGTTAGGATTGAAAAACGCTTTAACTGAAACTTTAGAACGAATTAAAATCTTTGAAGAACTTAATATTGATGGCGTTTTCGTACCTTGTATTACTTTAGAACAAGATATTGAAACGGTTGCAAAATCTACCAAACTTCCAATTAATGTGATGGCTATGAAAGATTTGCCTAATTTTGAAACGCTACAGAAATTGGGTGTTAAAAGGATTTCATCAGGAAATTTTTTAAATGATTATATTTATAAAAATTTGAAAGAAATCAATCAGGAGATTCTTTTGCAACAAAATTTTTTACCTGTATTTTTATGA
- a CDS encoding bifunctional transcriptional activator/DNA repair enzyme AdaA: protein MELTEAIMYQASFDKNSEFEGVFWMGVKTTGIFCRPTCTARKPKPENVEFFDNTKDAILKGYRPCKVCKPLENPDETPEEIQKLMDELSIDPSLKFKDIDLVERGMQPIAVKRWFLKHHGMTFHAFQRMFKINSAFKKLQQGENVLDVALDNGYESLSGFNESFKSIIGTSPKNSKMEKIVDLKRIETPLGAMIACANENGICMLEFSDRKSLTKELEEISKYFKANVVQGENAHFKTLEKELEEYFDGKRKDFTVPLAPIGTDFQKNVWEILRTIPYGTTRSYQQQADILGNPKAVRAVANANGLNKISIIIPCHRVIGTNGTLTGYGGGIWRKQKLLELEKAILF, encoded by the coding sequence ATGGAACTGACGGAAGCAATAATGTATCAAGCCTCTTTTGATAAAAACTCTGAGTTCGAAGGGGTTTTTTGGATGGGCGTAAAAACGACAGGAATCTTTTGCCGACCAACTTGTACAGCCAGAAAACCAAAGCCTGAAAATGTAGAGTTCTTTGATAATACAAAAGATGCAATTTTGAAAGGTTACAGACCTTGCAAAGTTTGTAAACCGCTGGAAAATCCGGATGAAACACCTGAGGAAATCCAGAAACTGATGGATGAATTATCTATAGATCCAAGTTTAAAATTCAAAGATATCGATTTGGTTGAAAGAGGAATGCAACCAATTGCTGTGAAACGTTGGTTTCTGAAACATCACGGGATGACTTTTCACGCTTTTCAGAGAATGTTCAAAATTAATTCTGCTTTTAAGAAGCTTCAACAAGGAGAGAATGTTTTGGATGTGGCTTTGGATAATGGTTACGAAAGTTTAAGCGGTTTCAATGAGAGTTTCAAATCAATCATCGGAACATCTCCTAAAAATTCGAAAATGGAAAAAATTGTTGATCTCAAAAGAATCGAAACACCACTTGGAGCAATGATTGCCTGCGCCAACGAAAACGGAATCTGTATGCTGGAATTCTCCGATAGAAAATCATTAACCAAAGAATTGGAAGAAATCTCAAAATATTTTAAAGCTAATGTGGTGCAAGGTGAAAATGCCCATTTCAAAACTTTGGAAAAAGAATTAGAAGAATATTTCGACGGTAAAAGAAAAGATTTTACAGTTCCTCTTGCGCCTATTGGAACAGATTTTCAGAAGAATGTCTGGGAAATCCTGAGGACGATTCCGTATGGAACCACGAGAAGTTACCAGCAACAAGCCGATATTCTGGGTAATCCAAAAGCAGTGAGAGCAGTAGCCAACGCCAACGGACTTAACAAAATCTCCATCATTATTCCTTGTCATAGAGTGATTGGAACTAATGGAACTTTAACAGGTTATGGAGGTGGAATCTGGCGAAAACAGAAACTACTGGAACTGGAAAAAGCTATACTTTTTTAA
- a CDS encoding helix-turn-helix domain-containing protein, whose product MIIDYQKIDLYEKSFIQKIVLKPPFEFVFPVSEQACFLYVKNGVMQYKTDEIHLDIPQNYSLFLNCIQSGKKIEQLDADKNSEIVIVTFHADILKKIYEREFPSLLQSPKNTISNQSGGKINNDFLIQKYIEGLLFYFEMPALVNDDILILKLKEIIILLSQTQNAETVNVILSQLFSPITYTFKQVIEANLFSQVTVEDLAQKTNLSVSSFKREFAKLYNNSPANYIRNKRLERASELLLTSDNRITDIAFECGFNDLANFTKSFHNKYNTSPTNFRLNQMHK is encoded by the coding sequence ATGATAATTGACTATCAGAAAATTGATTTGTATGAAAAATCATTCATTCAGAAAATAGTGTTGAAACCGCCTTTTGAATTTGTGTTTCCTGTTTCTGAACAAGCTTGCTTTTTGTATGTTAAAAATGGTGTAATGCAATACAAAACGGACGAAATTCATTTGGATATTCCTCAAAATTATTCGTTGTTTTTAAATTGTATCCAGTCCGGAAAAAAGATAGAACAACTAGATGCAGACAAAAACAGCGAGATTGTAATTGTGACTTTTCACGCAGATATTCTGAAAAAAATCTACGAAAGAGAGTTTCCATCTTTGCTACAATCACCGAAGAATACTATCAGCAATCAATCAGGCGGAAAAATCAACAATGATTTCCTGATTCAGAAATACATTGAAGGACTTTTGTTTTATTTTGAAATGCCAGCGCTTGTAAATGATGATATCTTGATTCTGAAATTGAAAGAAATTATTATTCTCCTATCCCAAACCCAAAATGCAGAAACCGTCAATGTTATCTTATCACAGCTTTTTTCGCCTATAACTTATACTTTCAAACAAGTCATAGAAGCCAATTTGTTTTCCCAGGTTACTGTAGAAGATTTGGCACAGAAGACCAATTTGAGCGTTTCTTCTTTCAAAAGAGAATTTGCAAAATTGTATAATAATTCTCCTGCCAATTATATCAGAAATAAAAGGCTTGAGAGAGCATCGGAGCTACTTTTGACTTCGGATAATCGCATCACAGACATCGCTTTTGAATGTGGTTTTAATGATCTTGCGAATTTCACCAAAAGCTTTCACAATAAATATAATACCTCTCCAACTAATTTTCGCCTGAACCAAATGCACAAATAA
- a CDS encoding nuclear transport factor 2 family protein has product MTPQNLKDIAMLWFKAFNEHDLDSLLELYNDSAQHYSPKLKIREPETNGLIKGKDALRTWWKDCFERLPTLQYEVNKLTADSEQIFMEYTRKVQGEEDMKVGEVLEIKNGKIVFSRVYHG; this is encoded by the coding sequence ATGACACCACAAAACCTGAAAGATATCGCAATGCTTTGGTTTAAAGCTTTCAATGAACATGATTTGGATAGTTTGCTTGAACTTTATAATGATTCAGCACAACATTATAGTCCGAAACTTAAAATCCGAGAACCAGAAACCAATGGTTTGATAAAAGGTAAGGACGCTTTGAGAACTTGGTGGAAAGATTGCTTTGAAAGGCTCCCGACTTTGCAATATGAAGTCAATAAGCTGACCGCAGATTCTGAACAGATTTTTATGGAATATACCAGAAAAGTTCAAGGAGAAGAAGATATGAAAGTAGGAGAGGTTCTGGAAATCAAAAATGGGAAAATAGTCTTTTCCAGAGTCTATCACGGCTGA
- a CDS encoding GNAT family N-acetyltransferase: MNIQPTLENDFVRLVPLEENDFEPLFSVASDPKIWEQHPNKDRYKREVFQNFFQGAMESRGAFKIIEKNTGEIAGSTRFYDYNPEDHSIFIGYTFYATKFWGSKLNPQVKKLMLDYIFQFVDKVNFHVGKGNIRSQKAMEKLGAKKVDEVNVAYFGEPERLNVVFEITKENYLI; encoded by the coding sequence ATGAACATCCAACCTACCTTAGAGAACGACTTTGTAAGATTAGTTCCATTAGAAGAGAATGACTTTGAGCCATTATTCTCAGTGGCTTCTGACCCAAAGATTTGGGAACAACACCCGAATAAAGATCGATACAAAAGAGAGGTTTTTCAAAACTTCTTCCAAGGTGCGATGGAAAGTCGAGGTGCTTTCAAGATCATAGAGAAAAATACTGGTGAGATTGCCGGAAGCACAAGGTTCTATGATTATAACCCGGAAGATCATTCGATATTCATTGGTTATACATTTTATGCAACCAAATTCTGGGGTTCCAAACTGAATCCACAAGTTAAAAAACTGATGCTGGATTATATTTTTCAGTTTGTAGATAAAGTTAATTTCCACGTTGGAAAAGGTAATATCCGTTCTCAGAAAGCAATGGAAAAATTAGGTGCAAAGAAAGTAGATGAAGTTAATGTAGCTTACTTTGGCGAACCAGAACGATTGAATGTCGTTTTTGAAATTACAAAAGAAAATTATCTGATATGA
- a CDS encoding cupin domain-containing protein → MKKYRIQANPFVVPTTDGKLIEEHWGNSTRNSEISIAHMVAPPNWSEPHQTPEFDEFTLIISGKKHFEIDGDSVILEKGQSILIEKGARVRYSNPFYDPCEYIAICLPAFSMDLVNRE, encoded by the coding sequence ATGAAAAAGTACAGAATCCAGGCAAACCCTTTTGTTGTGCCGACAACAGATGGGAAATTAATTGAAGAACATTGGGGAAATTCGACCAGAAACTCAGAAATCTCCATTGCGCATATGGTTGCACCGCCCAACTGGAGTGAACCACACCAAACACCCGAGTTTGATGAATTTACATTGATCATCTCAGGCAAAAAGCATTTTGAGATTGATGGCGATTCGGTAATTCTGGAAAAAGGACAAAGTATTCTGATAGAAAAAGGAGCCAGAGTCCGTTACTCTAATCCTTTTTATGATCCTTGTGAATATATTGCGATTTGCCTGCCTGCTTTTTCTATGGATTTGGTAAACAGAGAGTAA
- a CDS encoding helix-turn-helix domain-containing protein has protein sequence MKKSLYLMLILFSFYTVSYSQTSRETQRNIINSYNRIEIDDKEIASMDKVKKLADQSKKIDFQQGVLRGLTMLQKIALMKNDYILSGKYSDEAEVLAEKLKNNSALSAIYLYRGKINIILDKLPEAEVILNKSLGYAEKIENPADRHIQLCRIYANFAGMYEGKNDPKNWYVSTKKSLDAIETTPTNNLTEYQKSKYYYLYIFELMNMGNYYGYAVNPPKPELAEPYFKKMMAFEKSAPEYFKILDLEAYESMSSFYLVKGDYQQSIDYAQKLLLTEKTKSNHRERLMAYRNIKDAYRLLKDDVKENQYLRLYTALNDSIIQSEKKAIVHQSRDEIKKANVKNEQSKKTLLFYGGIVIVIIAFGSWVLVRRNNRILRKNYEAMIDRLKVESVQTENSINVIHEIEDNTQIEPDFTDEFEASNKNLISAETEARILRRLSAFEKSDKFLRKDFTVSHLATHLNTNSKYLAEIIKNNKSQNFSNYINNLRINYIVHKLYNDPKYREYKISYLAEECGYASPQVFVLAFKKINGVTPSYFIQSLKEDEVLVYN, from the coding sequence ATGAAAAAGTCGCTCTACTTAATGCTTATTCTTTTTTCTTTTTATACGGTTTCTTATTCTCAAACCAGCAGGGAAACTCAAAGAAACATCATCAATAGTTACAATAGGATTGAGATTGATGATAAAGAGATTGCCAGTATGGATAAGGTTAAAAAACTGGCTGATCAATCCAAGAAGATAGACTTTCAGCAAGGTGTTTTGAGAGGTTTGACGATGCTTCAAAAGATTGCCTTGATGAAAAATGATTACATCCTGTCCGGAAAATACAGTGACGAGGCAGAAGTGTTGGCTGAAAAACTGAAAAATAACTCTGCTCTTAGTGCAATCTATTTGTACCGAGGAAAAATCAATATCATTTTAGATAAATTACCCGAAGCAGAAGTAATTCTAAACAAATCCCTTGGGTATGCTGAGAAAATAGAAAATCCTGCAGATAGACATATTCAGCTTTGTCGTATTTATGCAAATTTTGCAGGGATGTACGAGGGGAAAAATGATCCCAAAAATTGGTATGTTTCAACTAAAAAGAGTCTTGATGCTATAGAAACTACACCAACCAATAATCTTACGGAATATCAGAAATCAAAATACTATTATCTCTATATTTTTGAACTGATGAATATGGGGAATTACTATGGTTATGCTGTGAATCCGCCCAAGCCGGAGCTTGCGGAACCTTATTTTAAAAAGATGATGGCTTTTGAAAAATCGGCACCAGAATATTTTAAAATACTGGATTTGGAAGCCTATGAATCTATGAGTAGTTTTTATCTTGTAAAAGGGGATTATCAGCAATCGATAGATTATGCTCAAAAACTTCTGTTAACTGAGAAAACAAAAAGTAATCACCGTGAAAGATTGATGGCATACAGAAATATTAAGGATGCATATCGATTGTTAAAGGATGATGTTAAAGAGAATCAATATTTAAGATTATATACTGCCCTCAATGATAGCATCATACAATCTGAGAAAAAAGCAATTGTTCATCAGTCCAGAGATGAAATTAAAAAAGCTAATGTCAAAAATGAGCAATCAAAAAAAACGCTTTTGTTCTATGGCGGGATTGTGATTGTAATTATAGCGTTTGGGTCTTGGGTCTTGGTTCGCAGAAATAACAGGATACTGCGCAAGAATTATGAGGCGATGATAGATAGGCTTAAGGTTGAATCGGTTCAAACTGAAAATTCAATCAATGTCATTCACGAAATTGAAGATAATACTCAAATTGAGCCAGATTTTACTGATGAATTTGAAGCTTCTAACAAAAACTTGATCTCCGCCGAAACAGAAGCCCGAATTCTCAGAAGGTTATCAGCTTTCGAAAAATCTGACAAGTTTCTTAGAAAAGATTTTACAGTCAGTCACTTGGCGACTCATCTTAATACCAATTCCAAATATCTGGCAGAAATTATCAAAAATAACAAGTCCCAGAATTTTAGCAATTATATCAATAATCTAAGAATTAATTATATTGTCCATAAGTTATATAATGATCCTAAATATAGAGAATACAAGATCAGTTATCTGGCTGAGGAATGTGGTTACGCTTCGCCTCAGGTGTTTGTATTGGCTTTTAAAAAGATCAATGGTGTTACGCCGTCTTATTTTATCCAGAGTCTGAAAGAAGATGAAGTCTTGGTGTACAATTAA
- a CDS encoding DUF3037 domain-containing protein: protein MQEQKLYEYAVIRLVPKPEREEFFNVGLIMFSKREKFIQVKIHLCEEKFRIIHSKIDYDDVKKHLESFVSIAKGEKSAGSIAQLDIPERFRWLTAVKSSIIQTSRPHPGSSQDLEKTFERLFEELVL, encoded by the coding sequence ATGCAAGAGCAAAAGTTATATGAGTACGCGGTAATACGCCTGGTTCCGAAGCCTGAACGTGAAGAGTTCTTCAACGTAGGATTAATCATGTTTTCCAAAAGAGAAAAATTCATTCAGGTAAAAATTCATCTTTGTGAGGAGAAATTTCGTATCATCCATTCGAAAATAGATTATGATGATGTGAAAAAACATTTGGAATCTTTTGTCAGCATTGCCAAAGGTGAAAAATCCGCAGGTTCTATTGCTCAACTGGATATTCCGGAACGTTTCCGATGGTTAACTGCCGTGAAAAGTTCTATTATTCAAACCTCAAGACCTCATCCCGGATCAAGCCAGGATTTGGAAAAAACTTTTGAAAGATTGTTTGAAGAGTTGGTTTTGTAA
- a CDS encoding HipA family kinase has protein sequence MDLSLRTVTVTRYILPLREGGSLPALAEADDDFKYVLKFRGAGHGVKALISELIGGKVSQVLGFRIPELVFANLSEDFGRSEADEEIQDLLKNSCGLNLALHYLSGAITYDPGAVKIDPKLSSEIVWLDAFLTNIDRTFRNSNMLMWHQELWLIDNGASLYFHHNWDNWEKNAVSPFVMIKDHVLLPQASELDEVNQRFKAILTDDVLREIVELIPEDWLQWNDNELTPTEIKDVYFQFLILRRDNSDNFLNEAKNARAKVI, from the coding sequence TTGGACTTATCTTTAAGAACAGTTACCGTCACACGCTACATTCTTCCATTACGAGAAGGAGGTTCTTTACCAGCTTTGGCTGAGGCGGATGACGACTTCAAATATGTGTTAAAGTTCCGTGGCGCAGGACACGGCGTGAAGGCTTTGATCTCTGAATTAATCGGAGGCAAGGTTTCTCAAGTTTTAGGATTCCGTATTCCGGAGTTGGTGTTTGCTAATCTTTCTGAGGATTTTGGAAGAAGTGAGGCGGATGAAGAAATTCAAGACTTATTGAAAAACAGCTGTGGACTGAATCTCGCTCTTCATTATCTTTCCGGCGCCATCACTTATGATCCAGGCGCAGTGAAAATCGATCCGAAACTGTCCTCGGAGATTGTTTGGCTGGATGCATTTCTTACCAACATCGATCGTACTTTCCGCAATTCCAATATGTTGATGTGGCATCAGGAATTATGGCTTATAGACAACGGCGCTTCTTTATATTTCCACCACAACTGGGACAATTGGGAGAAGAATGCCGTGAGCCCTTTTGTGATGATAAAAGATCACGTTCTCCTTCCGCAAGCTTCAGAATTAGATGAAGTGAACCAACGCTTCAAAGCAATATTGACAGATGATGTTTTGAGAGAAATCGTAGAACTGATCCCTGAAGATTGGCTGCAATGGAATGACAATGAGTTGACTCCAACTGAAATCAAAGACGTTTATTTCCAATTCCTAATTCTGAGACGTGATAATTCTGATAACTTTTTAAATGAAGCCAAAAATGCAAGAGCAAAAGTTATATGA